The proteins below are encoded in one region of Sedimentibacter sp. zth1:
- a CDS encoding IS3 family transposase — MKNEIRYSQDVINVTEEYIEYYTNFCPQKKLGGITPISYRNANNIVLKNLLYYVYLNCTPLSSHSKPSLCFFLPFRLE; from the coding sequence ATGAAAAATGAAATAAGATATTCTCAAGATGTAATTAATGTTACAGAGGAATATATTGAGTACTATACAAATTTTTGTCCACAAAAGAAATTAGGTGGAATAACCCCTATTTCATATAGAAACGCTAATAATATAGTTTTAAAAAATCTATTATATTATGTGTACCTAAATTGTACACCTTTAAGCAGTCACTCCAAACCGTCCCTATGTTTTTTCCTACCTTTCCGTTTGGAATAG
- a CDS encoding RHS repeat-associated core domain-containing protein: MEEFKSNTSNDSAPGNSNNNEKNNNVKNNKNDKQKEIPKGLIGNENAKAYGVYKKLEGQTGQEGLELPKLDVEIERYDYIGTSNVQHKVYSEKGSPMNEYYYANGEVVAQKMFGLKGRISPSKEETINTNGGLMYYEFDGLTSTTALRDRHGDKIEDYRYDVFGNIQTGITSPYNLRGYTGHLYDDKASLVYMNARWYNPNVGRFMTEDTYRGDISNPQSLNQYAYALNNPVNYVDPTGHLAVYTKSMILAMSRSEVNSEISSMSDIWFEDYDIFLETGKHTEKQNIAHQNAELMRELRPYTYYLDDTHTEYGDWSEAIKDDNGSRIIYTYERTVKITEIYKNDYETKEIPGTGVEKYDVTVTAKEIAQENQEAIESIVGSAELEWNTIEEDKELKWYQKIWYGAVDVVKGIGDSVANNELQAHAIQLDQLRSTVGKNDEKYSSGMSQGLQSFESNIIVPNVTYDGCYNVGKKVGDVISFGLGLAETGWGVIKTGASAVVGFGGSIAKLTGREAIAEPAISISVSGLASGALSIHGGLGVVSASWDNLTSGSEGTGKTDPTSQSQLQRQVEKGQAPREVDRVDKPHVPGQKPHVHFKDGTSMNVDGTIHDAHKGVPDPSNKTIKWLLKNGWLIGE, from the coding sequence ATGGAAGAGTTTAAGTCAAATACAAGCAATGACAGTGCTCCAGGCAACTCAAATAATAACGAAAAGAATAATAACGTAAAGAATAACAAAAATGACAAACAAAAAGAAATACCAAAAGGCCTAATAGGCAATGAAAATGCAAAAGCATATGGAGTATACAAAAAATTAGAAGGACAAACAGGACAAGAAGGACTAGAGTTACCTAAATTAGACGTAGAAATAGAAAGATATGACTATATAGGCACATCAAATGTTCAACATAAAGTATATTCAGAAAAAGGTTCGCCAATGAATGAATACTACTATGCAAATGGAGAAGTAGTAGCACAAAAGATGTTTGGACTAAAAGGAAGAATATCACCATCAAAAGAAGAAACAATAAATACAAATGGCGGATTAATGTACTATGAATTTGATGGCTTAACATCAACAACAGCCTTAAGAGATAGACATGGAGACAAGATAGAAGACTATAGATATGACGTATTTGGAAACATACAAACAGGTATAACATCACCATACAACTTAAGAGGCTACACAGGACATCTATATGATGATAAAGCATCACTTGTATATATGAATGCAAGATGGTATAATCCAAATGTAGGAAGATTTATGACAGAAGACACCTATAGAGGTGATATATCAAATCCACAATCACTTAACCAATATGCATATGCATTAAACAACCCAGTAAACTATGTAGACCCTACAGGACACTTAGCAGTATATACAAAATCAATGATATTAGCTATGTCAAGGTCAGAAGTGAATAGTGAAATATCAAGTATGAGTGACATATGGTTTGAGGATTATGATATTTTCTTAGAAACAGGAAAGCATACAGAAAAGCAAAACATAGCACATCAAAATGCTGAACTGATGAGAGAGTTACGTCCATATACATATTATCTTGACGATACACATACTGAATATGGTGATTGGAGTGAAGCAATCAAAGATGACAATGGTAGTAGAATAATATATACATATGAACGTACTGTAAAAATTACAGAAATTTATAAAAATGATTATGAAACAAAAGAAATACCCGGTACTGGAGTAGAGAAATATGATGTAACGGTAACAGCAAAAGAAATAGCACAAGAAAATCAAGAAGCGATAGAAAGTATAGTAGGAAGTGCTGAACTAGAGTGGAATACAATAGAGGAAGATAAAGAATTAAAATGGTATCAAAAAATTTGGTACGGTGCTGTTGATGTAGTTAAAGGAATAGGTGATTCAGTAGCAAATAATGAACTACAAGCACATGCTATTCAATTAGACCAGTTACGTTCAACTGTAGGCAAAAATGATGAAAAATATTCATCAGGTATGTCACAAGGGTTACAATCATTTGAATCTAATATAATAGTACCAAATGTTACATACGATGGATGTTATAATGTTGGTAAAAAAGTTGGAGATGTAATATCATTTGGACTTGGTTTAGCCGAAACAGGATGGGGAGTTATTAAAACAGGAGCTTCAGCAGTAGTAGGATTTGGAGGTTCCATTGCCAAATTAACTGGTAGAGAAGCTATTGCCGAGCCCGCAATATCAATTTCAGTAAGTGGACTAGCTTCTGGAGCATTAAGTATTCATGGTGGACTAGGTGTAGTGTCAGCTTCTTGGGATAATTTAACTAGTGGTAGTGAGGGGACGGGTAAAACTGACCCAACTAGTCAGTCACAACTTCAAAGGCAAGTTGAGAAAGGTCAAGCACCGAGAGAAGTAGATAGGGTTGATAAACCTCATGTTCCAGGACAGAAGCCACATGTTCATTTTAAGGATGGCACATCAATGAACGTAGATGGCACAATCCACGATGCACATAAAGGTGTCCCTGATCCAAGTAATAAAACGATAAAATGGCTACTTAAAAATGGGTGGCTGATTGGAGAATAA
- a CDS encoding site-specific integrase yields the protein MKTVESYTGDIKGFIRFLAERDITFEATLNRFTVISYKNHLLENSYEPTTINKKLNSIQSFKDFLIDKEYMSESVINLGRDRIKIAGGSEKPVKT from the coding sequence ATAAAAACAGTTGAAAGCTACACTGGCGATATCAAGGGGTTCATCAGGTTTCTTGCTGAAAGAGATATTACCTTTGAAGCTACACTGAATAGATTCACCGTCATAAGCTACAAAAACCACTTGTTGGAAAATTCCTATGAACCAACCACCATCAATAAAAAGCTCAACAGCATCCAATCCTTCAAAGATTTTCTCATCGATAAAGAATACATGAGTGAATCAGTTATCAACCTGGGTAGAGACAGAATCAAAATAGCAGGAGGGTCTGAAAAACCCGTGAAAACATAG